ATCACGCCGACGCGCTGGCCGTCGATATCGGGGCGAACCCGCAGATAACGCAGCGCGCCATAGGCATGGAGCGGGCGGGCGACCACGTCCTCCAGTTCGGGCGGACGGTTCTTGAGCTCCTTGATCGTGAAGCCGCCGGGAAAGCCGACGGATCCATATTCGTCGATCAGCATGGCGACATAACCCTGCCGCGCCAGCAGCCTGCCCCAAGCCTTGTGGCGTGCGCTGAGCGTGTCCGCTTCATAGGTGTCGGCGCGCGACGAATAAGCGCCCGAGCGGCCGTGGATCATCACGACGGCCGGCGCCTTCGCTGGCGCGGCTGCGCTCTTGAAGACATAGCCGGTCAAGGTCGTCTTGCCGTCCCCGCTCGGGAAGCTGACCTTGTCGATCGTCACCCGCGGTTGCTGCTGTGCAGCGGCCGGTGCCCCGGTAACGAAAGCCATGACGGCAGCGACGGCGAAAGCCAAACCACGCATCTCATTCTCCTCCAGTTTATATTTTCTTGTTGTGAGTTCGAGCTTTCTTCCGAGCCCGCTATTGATCGTTTGAAGACAGGTAGGTTTCGACGTCGATCTCGCCCTCCCAGCGGCCCACCGCCGTGGCGATCGCAAGGTCGGCCGTGACGTTCGGCACGGTGCGCGTCATGTCGAGGATCCGATCGAACGGCAGAATGAATCCGACCACGATCGCGGTCTGCTCCGGCGTGACGCCGATCGCGGCAAGCACCGCCGCGAGCACGAACAGGGAGCCAGAAGGGACGGGCGCAACGCCCATCGCGACGATCGTCGTCGTCGCCGCGACCACCAGATAATCGGCGAGCGTCAGATCGACGCCGAAAGCCTGCGCCGCGAACAGCGTCAGCATCGCGACATACATCGCCGCGCCGTCCATCCCGACCGTCGCGCCCAGCGGCAGCACCGTCGATGCGATGGGCGGCGACACGCCGAGATTGTTCTCGGCCACGCGGATAGCGACCGGGAGCGTCGCCGAGCTCGAGGATGTGGAGAAGCCGACCAAGATCGCGTCCGCGACGCCGCGGAAGAAGGGAACCGGCGGCAGCCAGGCGAGCAGCCGGATAACGATCCCGCCGTGGACGACCAGCGTCTGGATCAGCGATCCCACTACGACGCACAACGTGAGCCAGAAGATGCTGACGAAGGTTTCCGGCCCATTCGCTCCGACCACGACCGCGATCAGCGCGAATACGCCGAACGGCGCCATCTCCATCACGAAGCCGACGATCTTCAGCATGACGTCCGAGCCGGCCGCGAGAATGCGGCGCACGGGTTCGGCGCTTTCGCCAGCCGCAATGACGCCCGCGCCGACGAGCACTGCGAAGAAGATCACGGCGAGCGTGTCCCCTTCCGCCATTGCTCCGATCGGATTTGTCGGAATGATGCCGAGAAACAGCTCGGCCGTGTCCTTGGGCGCGGCCACGGCACGCGGCGCGACATTGGCGAAATCGGCGCCGGCGCCCGGTGCGAACAGGGTCGCAGTCGCCAACCCGACCGTCACCGCGATCGCGGTGGTGAAGACGTACATGCCGAGAGTCTTGATGCCGATGCTGCCGAGCCGCTTGGGGTCGGCCAGCGCGGCGACGCCCGATGCGATCGTCAGGAACACGAGCGGGGTCACCAGCATCCGGATCAGCCGCACGAACACGTCGCCGATCCACTGGATCTGCGCCGCCCCGTCGCCCCACAACATCCCGGCCACGACCCCCAAGAGCAGGGCGGCCAGGATCCGCTTCCACAGCGAGATCGCGACCCAGCGTGCCAGCAGGCCCGGCCGGGCCGGCGTCGGTTCGGGAAGAACGGCGGACTGGCTCATTCGGGACAACTCCATGACGGGTCGCGCGGCTTGGCGAGACGACGACCCGGCAGGGCGCCGGTTGGCTGCCCGTCGGCGACGACGAGGGCGCCGTTTACGAGGACGAAGTCGGCGCCAGTCGCAAGCTCGGTGGGCTTCTCGTAGCTGGCTCGCGCGGCAAAGCGCTTAGGGTCGATCACGGCGATGTCGGCATAGTTTCCTGCGCGGATGACGCCCCGTCCCTCGAGGCCGAAGGTCGACGCAGTGAGCGAGGTCGCGCGCTGAACGAACGCGGCCGGCGTCACCACCTTGGCGTCGCGCACGAAGCGCTGCCAGCGTTCGGCAAAGCTGCCATATCGGCGGGGGTGGCCGCTCGATGCGTCGGAGCTGGCCATCACCCATGGTTGCGCAGCGAACTTGTGGATGTCGGCCTCGGCCATGTTGAATGACGCGATCGGCGCATTTCCATCTTCGCGGATCACGCGGATCGCAGCAGCGACTGGATCGACGTTCCATTCGGCCGCGAGGGCGTCGAGGCGCTTGCCCTTGTGCTTGCCGCCGCTGATCAGCACCGCGCCGGCGCCGCCGCGGCGGCGCAGATTCTCTTCCATGCCGACAGCGAGCTTGGGGTCATCCAGCCGGGCGCGAAGCGCGTCGCGCCCGCCGTCCATCGCCCAGCCCGGGACGAGTGCGCTTGTCAGTCGCGTGCCCGATGCCGCCCACGGATATTGGTCCGCGGTGACGCGAAGCCCGCTCGCGCGGGCCGCCTCGATCTTGGCGATGATCGACGGAGCCTGCCCGTGCACGTCGGCGCCCAGCGCCTTGATGTGGGCGATGTGGACCGGAAGGCCGGCGCCGCGGCCGACCGCGATCGCTTCATCCACGGAAGCTGCCAGGCCGATGCCGCCCGACCCTTCCTCGCGCAGATGCGTGTCGTAGATGCCGCCGCGAAGCGCAGCCTCGCGTGCTAGCGCTACGACTTCCCCGGTCTTCGCAAAGCTCTGCGGCGCATAATAGAGGCCGGTCGAGAAGCCGATCGCGCCCTCGCACATCGCCGTCGCGACCAGGCCGCGCATCTGCGCGAGTTCGTCCGGGCTTGGGTCCCGATCCGCGTCGCCGATCACGGCGCGCCGCACCGGCCCGAAGCCGACGAAGCGGGCGACGTTGACGCCGGTGTCGCGGGCCGGCGCAGGGTCTATCGCGCCACCGCCGTCATTGCCGACCAGAATTGTCGTCACGCCCTGCATCACATGGTTAAGCGCCGCGCGCCGGCCGGGGTCCTTGGCGGCAAGATCGCCGCCGCTATGCGTGTGCGGGTCGATGAACCCGGGCGTGACCAGCTTGCCGCTGGCGTCGATCCGCCGATCGGCCTGGACATTGGCGACCGCAGCATTGCCGACGAAGACGATCCTGTCCCCCTTGACGCCGACGTCGGCCCGCACTGCGCCCGCACCGGTGCCATCGATCAGCTCGCCGCCGACAATCAGTAGGTCGAACGGCGCCGGCGGGGCCGCACCCCCGCAGAGCAGGCCGGCCACGGTCAGCGAGAGGAGTTTGCCGCTGCGCAGCTTCCGCTTGATCAGCATGACGCCATCGCCAGTGCGCCCGCGGCGCGTTCGGCCGATCCCATCGCATAGGTCCATCCAAGCGCTCCATGGCCGAGGTTGAGCACGACGTCGGGCCGCGGTCGCTCGAGCATCGGCAGGGAATTGGGAGTCATCGGGCGCAGGCCGGCCCAGGTGCTCTCGATCCGGTCGTAATGGACGGCCTCGGGGAACCCGCTCCGCGCCGGCCCGATCAGCGCATCCAGCCGCTTTTGGTCGACGTCGAGGTCGCGCCGCCCCAGATCGGCTAGGCCGGCAACACGCATTTTTCCGGAAAGCCTGCAGAACACCAGCTTGCGCGCGACATCGGTGATGCTGGTGCGCGGCGATTGCGGGCCTGGCGGGGCCGTGAACGAATAGCCCTTCATCGGCCAGATCCTGGCGCGGAGACCCGCGGTCCGCAGCAGCGGCGGCGCGTCGACCCCGGCGCAGACGGCAAGGCGATCCGCCTCGATCCGCTCGCCGCCCGCCGCAACCAGAGCAGGCCGAGCCGAGGACAGGTCGACCTTGGCCACGTCCAGCCCGAAGCGGGTGCGCACGCCATAATCGCGCTCCAGACATTCGGTCAGCGAGACGCAGAAACGCCAGGCGTCGCCCACCTCTTCCTGCGGCGAATGGATCGCCCCTGCATAATTGGAGATGACCCCGTCGAGAGCCGGCTCCACCGCCAGCGTCTCTTGCGGCGTGAGGACGTGCTGGACGGCCCCCAGAGTGCGCTTCAGATCAACGAGGCTGGACGCGGCGGCGAGGCTTGCCGCCGTCTTGTAAAGATGGATCTTTCCCGGCGCCGCATGCCCGAATTCGATCGGATGGCGCTCGAGCAACGCATGCATTGCCAGCCGCGATTCCAGCCCGAGCCGCAACCCATCGAGGGTGTTCGCATGAAAGCGCGAGAGCGTCCCGTTGCGCAGGAAGCTCAGCCCCCAACGCAGGAAATCGAGGTCGAAACTGGGACTGAGACGGAAGGCCTGATCGCGGGCCATCGCCAGCCACGGGATCCGCGCGATCAGCGCCGGCGCCGCCAACGCGTCGGTATAGACGTAGCTGAGCTGCGCCCCGTTGGCGAACGAGGTGCCGCGGCCCGGCCCCGCATTCCGATCGACGAGGGTTACGGCGACGCCGCGGCGGGCAAGCGCATAGGCAGTCGCCACGCCCACAACCCCGGCCCCCAGCACGACGGCGCTGCTGCCGTCTCTCATTCTTCCTTGATCCAGCAAGGAAGGATCCAAGTTTTGCGAAAGCAGCATGGTAATGCCGGCCGCCCTTCTTCTGCGCATTATTATTGCGCCATGGGCGCTCGATGATGCGCAATCCTACCGCCCGGGGCCGCGCATCCAAGGGGGTGCATCCAAACGATTCTTTGCCGCTCCCATAGCCCTAATCGATGGGCTGCTCGCGCCCCTCGGTCAGGGCTTCGCTCAAGGTGGCGATGAAGCGCTCCGCCAGCTTGGTGAGCGGCCGGTCTTCCAGCGACACGCACTGGAGCGTGAATCGCAGCGGCGGATCCGCGTACCGAAAAGCCAGGTCCGGCGAAGCCCAGGCGCGCGCGGTGAACTCGTCGACGATCGTTATGCCGGCGTCCGACTGGGCGAGCGCGGCGGCGACGTAGAAGGTCTGCGCCGAGACCGTCTCGCGAAACGAGATGCCCAGCCGGTCCACGGCCGAGCCGAACACCTCGCCGATCGGGCCCGCCGCGGCGACGCCGATGACATCGCGACCTTCCAGTTCCTGCAGGGGCAGCCGCTGTTCCGACCGTTCGAAGATATCCGGCCGGAACAGGACGACCAGTTCGCCCTCGCACAGGTCGCGCGTCACGAGGCGGGAATGGGGCGGCGGGTCGTAAGCGAGAGCAACGTCGCACTCGCGCTCCAGCAAGGAGCGCACGACTTCGTCATGATGCTGCGTGTGGACCGCGAAGCTCGCATTGGGATGCATGCTGCGGAAGCGCGCGATCGCATTCGGCACGACCTTGAGCGCGAGCGAAGGCACGGTCGCAAGACGGATATGGCCGCCGCCGTTCAGCCGGAGATTGCGCGCGGTCTGCTGGAGCGAGTTCAGGCGCTCGAAAACGTCGCCAGCCTCGCGATAGAGGGCGTGCGCTTCGTCGGTGGCCACCAGGCGCCCGCGCACCAGCTGGAACAGCTTGAAGCCGAGCTGGTCCTCGGCGTGGCGCAACAGCTTGCTGACCGAAGGCTGCGAAACGCTCAGCGAACGTGCCGCGGCGCTGATCGAGCCGTTCGCATAGACGGCGTGGAAAATCTCGATGTGACGGAAACGCATTCACAATCCTAACAGGCGAACGCCCGACGCGGGCGGCAAGCGATGCACGGCTTCACCCGAAGTGGGCGACAGCCTCGATCTCCACGTCGGCGTCGTCGGCGACGAGCCCCGAAATCACCACCGAGCGCGCCGGATAGGGCGTCGAGAACACCGCGCGATAGGCGGCGTTGAAGGCGTCCATATGGGCAGCGTCCGTCAGCCACGCCGTCGTCTTGACGACATGCTCGGGCCCGAGGCCCTCGGCGCGCAGGATGGCGACGAGATTGGCGAGCGCCCGATCCGCCTTGGCGCGGAAGTCTCCGCGCACGATCGCGCCGTCGGCGCCGCGCGGAAGCTGGCCCGAGACGAACAGCAGATCGCCCGCCCGTCGCGCGCGGCTGAGCGGCGGTCCGGCGCAGAGCGCCTCTCCAGTTGCGGCCATGTTCAAGGTTCCTTTCTGTCAGGGTTTCCGGCGGCGAAGATGGTCTTGCCCCCGACGATGGTTTCGACGACGCGCAGGCCGTCCAGTGCCCGCGGAGCGACCGCGAGCGGGTCTTCGGACAGGATTACGAGGTCGGCGAGCTTGCCGCGCTCGAGCGAGCCGAGCTCGCGCTCGAGGCCGTATTGGTAAGCGGCGTTATAGGTCATCGCGCGCAGCGCCTCGAGGGCCGAGACCCGTTCCTCGGGACCGAGCACCGCCCCGCCGGTGGTGACGCGATTGACGGTCGCCCATAGCAGCCGGATCTGGTCCATCGGCACCACCGGCGAATCCGTATGGACCGTGTAGCGGAGGGCGCGCGCGAGCGAAGAGCCGACCGGGCTGATCCGCGCCGCGCGCTCCGGCCCGATGAATTGGTCGCGATGGCGATCGCCCCAATAATAAGTGTGCAGCGAGAAGAAGGACGGGGTCGCGCCGATCGCCTTCATCCGGTCCAGCTGGTCCGGGCGGCTCATCTGGGCGTGGATCACCACCGGGCGGTAATGGGCGGCTGTCGCAAGCGGCCGCGCTTTCTCCATGGCGCCCAGCGCGCAGTCGATCGCGGCATCGCCATTGCCGTGGATCGCCACCTGCCAGCCGCGCGCGACAAGCGCGGCGACCCGCGTTTCGACGCGATTGCAGCTCTGCGCCGGATAACCGCGATAGCCTGCCTCCGCCTGCGGGGGCGCGACATGGTAGGGATCGGAAAGATAGCCGGTATAGCCCTGGATCGAGCCGTCGGCGAAGAGCTTGACCGGCCCAAGGACCAAGCCGTCCGCGATCGCCGTGGCCGGATCGACGGGAGGCGACGACGCGTTGGCGAGCGTGCCGTTGGGAAGCAGGACCAGCCGCAGCTTTACGCTTCCACTCGCCTGCGCGGCCTTGAGCAGCTCGAACGTGCGCTTGCCCGCGGAGCTGTGCTGCGCGGTCGTGACGCCTTGCGCGGCATAGATCGCCGCGGCCTGCTTGGCCGCCTCGAGCTGCTGCGCGCGTCCGTAGACGGCGTCCGGGCCCCGCTTGACCAGCGACGCGGCGGTTTCCTCGAACACGCCCAGGGGCGTGCCGTCCGCCTCGCGCCGGATCACGCCGTTGGTGGGGTCGCGGGTTTCCGGACCGATGCCACTCTCCTCGATCGCGCGGCTGTTCGCGGCCGAGAAGTGGCCCGATATATGGCGGATGATGATCCTGTGCCTGGTCGAGGCGCGGTCGAGGTCGTGCCGGGTCGGGTGGCGGCGCTCGGCGAGCAAAGTGTCGTCATAGCCGCGCCCGACGATGGTGCCGCCCTCGGGCACCGACTTCGCCCGCTCGGCGAGGATGCGGACGATGTCGTCGATCGACCGCACGGCGCCGATCGGCGGGCTGTTGAGGTCCGCGCCGTACAAGGCGGTTCCGACGCCGAGGAAATGGCTGTGCGCATCGATGAAGCCCGGGACGAGCGCCCGGCCGCCAAGATCGGTGACGACCGTATCGCGCCCGACGAGCTTACGAACCGAAGCCTCGTCGCCGACCTCGAGGATGCGCCCGTCCTTGACGGCCAGTGCCCGCGCGGTGTGGCCATGTGTGTCGATCGTGATCACCGGCCCGTTGACGAAGACCCGATCCGCAACGACCTGGCTGGGAACCACCGTCGCACCCGCTGCGCGCGCACTGCTCCAAGTGGCCAAGGCCACGGTCGCCGCGGCGGCCGCCAGAGTGACGATCCGGCGCGCTGTCATGGCCCGCCCTCGCCCTGTCGGCCCACGCGCGCCGGCGCTCAGCCTCGATATTCGCATCGATAAGTCTCCCCCGCGCGTCGGCACATGGACGTCCTGTCCTGAGCTGCCGCGCCAAGGCGAGGATACGGGCCCGACCGGTTTTTCCAACCGGCACAGCCCAATCTTTTGGGGAGCAGCCCATGGCCTTGGGCTATGAATAGCGGTGGCAATAGCCCGGTCCCGGCGGAACCCATTGGCTGCGGCCTTAGGCTAATCGGTTTCGGGCACTGCGTGGCTACGGTTTGCGCGGCCTAGACGACAAAAAGCCCCCGGAGCCGGTGGGCTCCGAGGGAGTTCTGTATTGGTGGTTGCGGGAGCAGGATTTGAACCTGCGACCTTCAGGTTATGAGCCTGACGAGCTACCGGGCTGCTCCATCCCGCGCCAATTTCGCTTTGCGTGGCGGCCGGAGCCGGAGACTCCGCAAGGCCGACCGGCCGTTGCACCTTATGGTGCGGAAGCCAAAGCCGCGGATGCGGCTGCCGGCACCTGAGGCCAAGCAAAAACATGTGAATGGGTTTCTTCGTTTGCTGCGCCGGCTTCAAAGCCTGGCGGCGACCTACTCTTCCACTGCTTAAGCAATAGTACCATCGGCGCAGTCTGGTTTCACGGCCGAGTTCGAGATGGGATCGGGTGGGTCACAGACGCTATGGCCACCAAGCTATGGAGCCGGCGCAACAACGAAGTTCTAGAAATCGTGCACTTATCTAGTCTCGACAGATGGAAGGTCTGGGTCTCTCCAAGCCCCGCATGAAGCGTGGCTCGGCGGAGCCTCAGCTCGTCCAATCCTGTCGTTGATGGTGGGATTCATCAAGCGCGAATAGAGCAATTAGGACCGGTTAGCTCCACGCATTACTGCGCTTCCACATCCGGCCTATCAACGTCGTGGTCTTCGACGGCTCTGTGATATCTTATCTTGAGGGAGGCTTCCCGCTTAGATGCTTTCAGCGGTTATCCCGTCCATACATAGCTACCCTGCTGCACTGCTGGCGCAATGACAGGTCCACCAGAGGTATGTTCAACCCGGTCCTCTCGTACTAGGGTCAACTCCTCTCAAATATCGACGCCCACGGCAGATAGGGACCAAACTGTCTCGCGACGTTCTGAACCCAGCTCACGTACCACTTTAATTGGCGAACAGCCAAACCCTTGGGACCTGCTCCAGCCCCAGGATGTGATGAGCCGACATCGAGGTGCCAAACAACCCCGTCGATATGAGCTCTTGGGGGTTATCAGCCTGTTATCCCCGGCGTACCTTTTATCCGTTGAGCGATGGCCCTTCCACGAGGGACCACCGGATCACTATGACCGACTTTCGTCTCTGCTCGACTTGTCAGTCTCGCAGTCAGGCGGGCTTATGCCATTGCACTCTAACAGCCGGTTTCCAACCGGCCTGAGCCCACCATCGCGCGCCTCCGTTACTCTTTAGGAGGCGACCGCCCCAGTCAAACTACCCGCCACAGAGGGTCCCTACACCGGCTAACGGTGCGAGGTTAGACATCAGAAAACAACAGGGTGGTATTTCACCTATGGCTCCACGACAGCTGGCGCCGTCGCTTCAAAGCCTCCCACCTATGCTACACAGTTCTTTCCTAATGCCACTCTGAAGCTGCAGTAAAGGTGCACGGGGTCTTTCCGTCTAACCGCGGGTACTCCGCATCTTCACGGAGAATTCAATTTCGCTGAGCATGTACTGGAGACAGTGGGGAAGTCGTTACGCCATTCGTGCAGGTCGGAACTTACCCGACAAGGAATTTCGCTACCTTAGGACCGTTATAGTTACGGCCGCCGTTTACCTGGGCTTCATTTCGGAGCTTGCACCCCTCCACTTAACCTTCAGGCACCGGGCAGGCGTCAGACCCTATACGTCGTCTTGAAGCCGACTTAGCAGAGTCCTGTGTTTTTGCTAAACAGTCGCTACCCCCTGGCCTGTGCCCCCTTGAACTGCTTGCGCAGAACAAGGGCCTCCTTCTTCCGAAGGTACGGAGGCAATTTGCCGAGTTCCTTCAGTACACTTCTCTCAAGCGCCTTGGTATACTCTACCAGACCACCTGTGTCGGTTTCGGGTACGGTCTATACGGTGGGGCTATTTCCTGGAACCTCGTCGAAGCCGGTCCAATCCGATAAGGACCGACAACATAAGAGATCCGTCACACACCACCAGGCCCACGAATATTAACGTGGTTCCCATCGACTACCCCCTTCGGGCTCGTCTTAGGGGCCGGCTCACCCTGCTCAGATTAGCTTTAAGCAGGAACCCTTGGTCTTTCGGCGAGAGGGCATCTCACCCTCTTTATCGCTACTCATGTCAGCATTCGCACTTCCGATACCTCCACGGTCGGTTACCCTCCCGCTTCATCGGCCTACGGAACGCTCCGCTACCGCTCAGATCAAAGATCTGAACCCTAAGCTTCGGTGCACGTCTTGAGCCCCGTTACATCTTCGCCGCAGGAACCCTTATTTAGACCAGTGAGCTGTTACGCTTTCTTTAAAGGATGGCTGCTTCTAAGCCAACCTCCTGGTTGTTTTGGGATTCCCACATGCTTTCCCACTTAGACGTGACTTGGGGACCTTAGCTGTAGGTTAGGGCTGTTTCCCTTTTGACGACGGACCTTAGCACCCGCCGTCTGTCTCCCGGATATCACTCTTGGGTATTCGGAGTTTGGTTAGGTTTGGTAGATCTCGCGACCCCCTAGCCCATCCAGTGCTCTACCCCCCAAGGTGTTCGTCCGAGGCACTACCTCAATAGTTTTCGCGGAGAACCAGCTATTTCCCGGCTTGATTGGCCTTTCACCCCTAAACACAACTCATCCGATAACTTTTCAACGTTAATCGGTTCGGACCTCCAGTGCGTGTTACCGCACCTTCATCCTGGTCATGCCTAGATCGCCGGGTTTCGGGTCTAATGCATCGAACTCAGTCGCCCTATTCAGACTCGCTTTCGCTGCGCCTACACCTAACGGCTTAAGCTTGCTCGATACATTAAGTCACTGACCCATTATGCAAGAGGTACGCGGTCAGGCCATAAAGGCCCTCCCACTGCTTGTAGGCAACCGGTTTCAGGTACTGTTTCACTCCCCTAATCGGGGTGCTTTTCACCTTTCCCTCACGGTACTTGTTCACTATCGGTCATGTACGAGTATTTAGGCTTCGAGGGTGGTCCCCCGATGTTCAGACAGGATTACACGTGTCCCGCCCTACTCAAGTCCTTTGACATCACTTTCGCATACGGGGCTGTCACCCGCTATGGCCACTCTTTCCAAAGTGTTCTGCTAGTTGAATCAAAGGCACTGGCCTGGTCCGCGTTCGCTCGCCACTACTAACGGAATCTCGGTTGATGTCTTTTCCTCCAGCTACTGAGATGTTTCAGTTCGCCGGGTTCGCTTCACCAAAGCCTATTTATTCAGCTTAGTGATACCTGTAACCAATTACCCCGCCCGAGCCCGAAAGCTCGATCGAGATAATTGGTGAAGGTGGGTTTCCCCATTCGGAAATCTGCGGGTCAAAGGTTGCTCACACCTCACCGCAGCTTATCGCAGCGTGCCACGTCCTTCATCGCCTGTACATGCCAAGGCATCCACCAATTGCCCTTACCTCACGCTTGAGAATCCACACCACCAACGACAAAATTGGAACTCGTCATCGTTGGAGTGCCGGGCGCCTTGCATGAGCGCCCGTCGCAGCGCAGCCAAAGGCCGCGCCACTCTCAGCTAGATAATCTTGTGTGTATCGACGCGCATCTCCGCCCCGCCCGGCCAAAGCCGATCGCAACGGAAATCCACGCCGTTCACGGCATCGATTTCTAGAACCCATTCACAATGTCAAAGAGGAGCCAGAGGCTCCCAAATCGCGACCGTCAAAACGATCGCGAAACTCGTATCTTCATCCCTGGAAATATCGGTGAGCACGCCCTGCGCCGTCAGTCGCAGCAAAGCTGCGCCTTATGGCGCGCTTCGCAGCGCTGGCCGAGCTGGCATCGGTGCGACTTAGCTCGCGCTAAATCGTCTCCGTTGCTGCGCAATGGTGGAGCCTATCGGGATCGAACCGATGACCTGATGCTTGCAAAGCAACCGCTCTCCCAGCTGAGCTAAGGCCCCATGCCCATCGACGCGAGCCCCACGCCGACACGCATGAAGCGTGCCGCCGAGCGGCTCAGCTATGGTGGGCCGAGTAGGAGTTGAACCTACGACCTCACGCTTATCAGGCGTGCGCTCTAACCACCTGAGCTACCGGCCCCCACCAGACCCAAACTGACCATGTAGGCCGCGGGCGGCAGTGAGCCAGCTCAGGCGTACAGCCTTCTTGCGAAGGCTGTTTTCCAGGATGAAGGGACATGAGGACGGCGGCAATGTTCTTTGGAACGGAGGAAGCACTTCCGGAGACAAGCTCCGGCGCTTTCCGCCAAATCCTTAGAAAGGAGGTGATCCAGCCGCAGGTTCCCCTACGGCTACCTTGTTACGACTTCACCCCAGTCGCTGAACCGACCGTGGTCGCCTGCCTCCCTTGCGGGTTAGCTCAGCGCCTTCGGGTCAATCCAACTCCCATGGTGTGACGGGCGGTGTGTACAAGGCCTGGGAACGTATTCACCGCGGCATGCTGATCCGCGATTACTAGCGATTCCGCCTTCATGCTCTCGAGTTGCAGAGAACAATCCGAACTGAGACGGCTTTTGGAGATTAGCTCACCCTCGCGGGTTTGCTGCCCACTGTCACCGCCATTGTAGCACGTGTGTAGCCCAGCGTGTAAGGGCCATGAGGACTTGACGTCATCCCCACCTTCCTCCGGCTTATCACCGGCGGTTTCCTTAGAGTGCCCAACTTAATGATGGCAACTAAGGACGAGGGTTGCGCTCGTTGCGGGACTTAACCCAACATCTCACGACACGAGCTGACGACAGCCATGCAGCACCTGTCACTCATCCAGCCGAACTGAAGGAAACCATCTCTGGTAACCGCGATGAGGATGTCAAACGCTGGTAAGGTTCTGCGCGTTGCTTCGAATTAAACCACATGCTCCACCGCTTGTGCAGGCCCCCGTCAATTTCTTTGAGTTTTAACCTTGCGGCCGTACTCCCCAGGCGGATAACTTAATGCGTTAGCTGCGCCACCGAAACCCTATGGGCCCCGACAGCTAGTTATCATCGTTTACGGCGTGGACTACCAGGGTATCTAATCCTGTTTGCTCCCCACGCTTTCGCACCTCAGCGTCAATACCAGTCCAGTGAGCCGCCTTCGCCACTGGTGTTCTTCCGAATATCTACGAATTTCACCTCTACACTCGGAATTCCACTCACCTCTCCTGGATTCAAGCGATGCAGTCTTAAAGGCAGTTCCGGGGTTGAGCCCCGGGCTTTCACCTCTAACTTACAAAGCCGCCTACGCGCGCTTTACGCCCAGTAATTCCGAACAACGCTAGCCCCCTCCGTATTACCGCGGCTGCTGGCACGGAGTTAGCCGGGGCTTATTCTCCCGGTACTGTCATTATCATCCCGGGTAAAAGAGCTTTACAACCCTAAGGCCTTCATCACTCACGCGGCATTGCTGGATCAGGCTTTCGCCCATTGTCCAATATTCCCCACTGCTGCCTCCCGTAGGAGTCTGGGCCGTGTCTCAGTCCCAGTGTGGCTGATCATCCTCTCAGACCAGCTAAAGATCGTAGCCTTGGTGAGCCTTTACCCCACCAACTAGCTAATCTTACGCGGGCTCATCCCTGGGCGATAAATCTTTGGTCCGAAGACATCATCCGGTATTAGCAGTCGTTTCCAACTGTTATTCCGAACCCAAGGGCAGATTCCCACGCGTTACGCACCCGTGCGCCACTAGACCCGAAGGTCTC
This portion of the Sphingomonas sp. LY54 genome encodes:
- a CDS encoding amidohydrolase is translated as MTARRIVTLAAAAATVALATWSSARAAGATVVPSQVVADRVFVNGPVITIDTHGHTARALAVKDGRILEVGDEASVRKLVGRDTVVTDLGGRALVPGFIDAHSHFLGVGTALYGADLNSPPIGAVRSIDDIVRILAERAKSVPEGGTIVGRGYDDTLLAERRHPTRHDLDRASTRHRIIIRHISGHFSAANSRAIEESGIGPETRDPTNGVIRREADGTPLGVFEETAASLVKRGPDAVYGRAQQLEAAKQAAAIYAAQGVTTAQHSSAGKRTFELLKAAQASGSVKLRLVLLPNGTLANASSPPVDPATAIADGLVLGPVKLFADGSIQGYTGYLSDPYHVAPPQAEAGYRGYPAQSCNRVETRVAALVARGWQVAIHGNGDAAIDCALGAMEKARPLATAAHYRPVVIHAQMSRPDQLDRMKAIGATPSFFSLHTYYWGDRHRDQFIGPERAARISPVGSSLARALRYTVHTDSPVVPMDQIRLLWATVNRVTTGGAVLGPEERVSALEALRAMTYNAAYQYGLERELGSLERGKLADLVILSEDPLAVAPRALDGLRVVETIVGGKTIFAAGNPDRKEP